Proteins co-encoded in one Montipora capricornis isolate CH-2021 chromosome 12, ASM3666992v2, whole genome shotgun sequence genomic window:
- the LOC138027637 gene encoding 2-oxoisovalerate dehydrogenase subunit alpha, mitochondrial-like: MAAVTWISRTTKLCSRRKLFQLRTVPVALKASRLLYSSDAGKSRHDEEFPDKPRFPGAVNSCYTEKMSFVDPEDGESIPVYRVMDRNGKVFDESQDPNLDKETIQTMYKKMTLLNTMDRILYESQRQGRISFYMTNYGEEGTHFGSAAALLPEDVVLGQYREAGVLLWRGFTLDEFMNQCYSNQFDFGKGRQMPVHYGSTKLNFVTISSPLATQMPQASGYGYAVKRAGTGNCVICYFGEGAASEGDAHAAFNFAATLEVPVIFFCRNNGYAISTPTNEQYNGDGIAGRGRGYGMMAIRVDGNDVFAVYNVTKAAREIAVNQQRPVLVEAMTYRIGHHSTSDDSSVYRSLKEVNYWDKEDHPIGRLRLYLEHKGWWNNDLEEDWKREARHQTMQAFSRAEKALKPPIKDLFTDVYDTLPNRLQQQYQECMDHIAKYPHEYPTELYAEDK; this comes from the exons atggcTGCTGTAACGTGGATTTCCAGGACAACAAAACTTTGTTCTCGCCGGAAATTGTTTCAGCTGAGAACGGTTCCCGTTGCTTTAAAGGCTTCAAGA CTGTTGTACTCATCGGACGCGGGAAAAAGCCGACATGATGAGGAATTTCCGGACAAGCCAAGATTTCCTGGTGCTGTAAATTCGTGTTACACAGAGAAAATGAGTTTTGTTGATCCAGAAGATGGAGAAAGCATTCCTGTTTACCGGGTTATGGATCGAAACGGGAAAGTCTTCGATGAGTCCCAGGACCCAAAT CTGGACAAAGAAACAATACAGACAATGTATAAGAAGATGACTTTATTGAATACAATGGATCGCATCTTGTATGAGTCACAGCGGCAG GGGAGAATCTCGTTTTATATGACAAACTACGGTGAGGAGGGAACTCATTTTGGTAGTGCTGCTGCTCTTTTGCCTGAGGATGTTGTGCTTGGCCAGTACCGTGAAGCTGGAGTCCTTCTTTGGAGAGGTTTTACACTTGATGAATTCATGAATCAGTGTTATTCAAATCAATTTGATTTTGGCAAAGGCCGACAGATGCCTGTTCATTATGGTTCCACAAAGCTGAACTTTGTCACAATATCTTCCCCACTGGCAACTCAGATGCCTCAGG CATCAGGGTATGGTTATGCAGTCAAGAGAGCAGGGACTGGAAATTGTGTTATTTGCTACTTTGGTGAAGGAGCTGCAAGTGAGGGTGATGCTCATGCAGCATTCAATTTTGCCGCTACTCTTGAAGTACCTGTTATTTTCTTCTG TCGTAACAATGGCTATGCTATATCTACTCCAACTAATGAGCAGTACAATGGAGACGGAATAG CTGGACGAGGCAGAGGCTATGGAATGATGGCAATTCGTGTGGATGGAAATGATGTCTTTGCAGTTTATAATGTCACCAAAGCAGCTCGTGAGATTGCTGTCAATCAACAAAGACCAGTTTTAGTTGAAGCCATGACATACAG GATTGGCCACCACAGCACCAGTGATGATTCATCAGTGTACCGCTCACTGAAAGAGGTGAACTACTGGGACAAGGAGGATCATCCCATAGGAAGACTCAG aCTTTACTTAGAGCATAAAGGGTGGTGGAACAATGATTTGGAGGAGGACTGGAAAAGAGAAGCTCGTCACCAAACAATGCAGGCATTTTCAAGAGCTGAGAAAGCACTTAAACCTCCTATCAAAGATTTATTTACGGATGTATACGACACATTGCCCAATCGACTGCAACAACAATACCAGGAATGTATGGATCACATTGCAAAATACCCTCATGAGTATCCCACGGAACTATATGCAGAAGACAAGTGA
- the LOC138027639 gene encoding exosome complex component RRP46-like isoform X2 has protein sequence MYTRALKMVDEVMETSDSRFSSELRSMRCEQCLLNKSDGSASFSQGCAEKLIERVIRNSCEPVVLTTRHPRSSLTIVVQVVQNCGSLLSCAINAACMAMVDAGFPMKCLVCAVTCSMTESGDIHLDPTLEQEKCASAVMTFAFDSVNKNVMTSSTTGSFTFQQYDKCLEACRATAIKLFDFFRMSVERKLSKDAKFMDINMA, from the exons ATGTACACACGTGCACTCAAAATGGTGGACGAAGTGATGGAAACGAGCGATTCACGTTTTTCGTCCGAACTGAGATCGATGAGGTGCGAACAATGTCTGTTAAACAAGTCTGATGGATCTGCAAGTTTTTCTCAAG gttgtGCTGAGAAACTAATAGAGCGAGTTATCCGCAACAGCTGTGAACCTGTGGTTCTGACAACTCGACATCCAAGATCTTCTCTTACAATTGTGGTTCAGGTGGTTCAGAATTGTGGATCA TTACTCTCATGTGCAATCAATGCTGCCTGTATGGCTATGGTGGATGCAGGTTTTCCAATGAAATGTCTGGTTTGTGCAGTAACTTGCAGCATGACAGAATCTGGAGATATTCACTTGGACCCTACACTGGAGCAAGAAAAG TGTGCATCAGCAGTGATGACGTTTGCATTTGATAGTGTGAACAAAAATGTGATGACCTCATCAACAACTGGGAGTTTTACATTTCAACAG tATGACAAGTGCTTGGAAGCTTGCCGCGCTACTGCAATCaaactgtttgattttttcagaATGTCAGTGGAGAGAAAACTTTCAAAG GATGCAAAGTTCATGGACATTAACATGGCTTAA
- the LOC138027639 gene encoding exosome complex component RRP46-like isoform X1: protein MYTRALKMVDEVMETSDSRFSSELRSMRCEQCLLNKSDGSASFSQGDTQVIAATYGPAEVRLSRELIDKATVEVIFRPKVGVPGCAEKLIERVIRNSCEPVVLTTRHPRSSLTIVVQVVQNCGSLLSCAINAACMAMVDAGFPMKCLVCAVTCSMTESGDIHLDPTLEQEKCASAVMTFAFDSVNKNVMTSSTTGSFTFQQYDKCLEACRATAIKLFDFFRMSVERKLSKDAKFMDINMA, encoded by the exons ATGTACACACGTGCACTCAAAATGGTGGACGAAGTGATGGAAACGAGCGATTCACGTTTTTCGTCCGAACTGAGATCGATGAGGTGCGAACAATGTCTGTTAAACAAGTCTGATGGATCTGCAAGTTTTTCTCAAG GAGACACGCAAGTAATTGCAGCAACGTATGGCCCAGCAGAAGTTAGGTTAAGTCGAGAACTCATAGATAAAGCTACCGTAGAAGTTATTTTTCGACCAAAAGTTGGTGTTCCAG gttgtGCTGAGAAACTAATAGAGCGAGTTATCCGCAACAGCTGTGAACCTGTGGTTCTGACAACTCGACATCCAAGATCTTCTCTTACAATTGTGGTTCAGGTGGTTCAGAATTGTGGATCA TTACTCTCATGTGCAATCAATGCTGCCTGTATGGCTATGGTGGATGCAGGTTTTCCAATGAAATGTCTGGTTTGTGCAGTAACTTGCAGCATGACAGAATCTGGAGATATTCACTTGGACCCTACACTGGAGCAAGAAAAG TGTGCATCAGCAGTGATGACGTTTGCATTTGATAGTGTGAACAAAAATGTGATGACCTCATCAACAACTGGGAGTTTTACATTTCAACAG tATGACAAGTGCTTGGAAGCTTGCCGCGCTACTGCAATCaaactgtttgattttttcagaATGTCAGTGGAGAGAAAACTTTCAAAG GATGCAAAGTTCATGGACATTAACATGGCTTAA